Part of the Sporomusa termitida genome, GTCGGCCTTTCCAATATCTCGCAAAAAAGCCCGCATCGTCCGCTGATCAACCGCACCTTTGCCGTAATGGCGATGACTGCCGGTCTGGACTCCGCAATCTGCGACGCTAATGATGACGCGCTGGTGGATGCTATCGCCACTGCCCGCTTAATCCTGAATCAGGACATTTACTGCGACTCCTACGCTAAGGTGTTCAGACAGCGTTAATACCGCTGGGTTTACGCCAGGAAAGGAGGTCAATGATGTCAACGGTGAACGAACCCGTAAAGGGAAAAGCTTCTTTCTGCCAGGAAATCGAAGAAAAATCTCATCAGCCAATCACTTCATGCTATCATTGCATGAAGTGTGCTGGTGGCTGTCCGATAAACTTTGTCATGGAGCATAACAATTACGAAATCTTGCGGATGATTCAGCTGGGAGAAAAGGATAAGGTTTATCAATCCAATACTCCATGGCTCTGCGTTGGTTGTAAAACCTGCGCAGTACGCTGTCCAAACGGAATTGACACATCCAAGGTCATGGACACGATTAAGATGGAGACCATTGCTGAAAACAAAATTCCGGCCAGCCATTATAATGTCAAGTTGTTTTACGAATTGTTTCTTGACTCCATGAAAGGGTTTCCGGTGATCGGCGGCGAAGGCCGGGGTTATGAACTTGGTCTCATGGGACTTTACAAATTGTGCACAGGCACTTATTTGGCGGACATGAATCTCGGCAAAGAAATGACTAAACGGGGCAAAATGCCGTTTTTGCCACATAATGCCCTTAAGCGGCGCAAGGGTGAAGTCAAGAAAATATTTCAGAGAGCAAAGGAGAAAAAGGCGCGATGAAACTAGGCTATTATCCAGGCTGTTCGCTGCACTCCACTGCGGCTGAATACAATATGGCTACCGAGGCTGTATTTAATGCGCTAGGGCTGGAGTTAGACGAACTGCCCGAGTGGAATTGCTGTGGCGCTACCGCCGGTCACTCCACTGACAAATTTCTTGCGCTTGCCTTGCCGCTGAGGAATCTCGTTATTGCTGAAGCCGAACAGCAAAAAGAACTGGTCCTGCCATGTGCTGCCTGTTATAATCTTGTGAAAGGCGCGGACCATTATTGCCGTGAAGGTACTCCGGAAGCCAGGGATGCTAACGAAGAACTGAAAAGTATAATGGGATCAGCCTACAATGGCACTGTTCATGTCACCCACCCGCTGGAAGTCATTATGAGGAAAGAATATATCAGTAAGGTTGGCGCGCAGGTTAAAAAACCGCTTAGCGGTCTTAAGCTTGCACCTTATTATGGCTGTCTTCTTACCAGACCTACGTATGTGGCTTTTGATGACGTAGAGCAACCGCAGGCGATGGACCAACTGATGAAACTGGCCGGTGCCGATGTCAAGCGGTGGTCATATAAAACTGACTGCTGCGGCGGCAGTTTAACGGTGCCACGTACCGATGTTGTTTACGAGATAACGAAAAATCTGGTGACTGCCGCGCAACGGGCAGGGGCCGATGCGATCGTAACAGCATGTCCATTGTGTCAGATGACTTTAGAAACCCGGCAGAAAGAAATACAGAAACCCATACCAGTCTTTTTCTTCACCGAATTGCTGGGGATTAGTTTCGCTCATCCTGAAGCAAAAAAATGGATGAAGAAACATATTATTAATCCCATACCGCTCTTGACATCATTGCAGTTGTTGTAACCTATCCAGAGAAACCGGCAGAACTATTATATAGCTATGTCCGGTTTCTCGGCGGTTATACCACCTAATTTGCAATGATGGTGAAGATAAGATATTTTAGCGAAAGGCAGTGAGAGCCATGCAAAAGGATGTGCTCGTTATTGGCGGTGGCATTGCCGGTCTGCAGGCGGCTCTGGAATTAGCTGGGGCAGGATACCCGGTTCATCTGGTAACAGATGAAGCAAATCTTGGCGGCAAACTAATCGACTCCTCCGGACAGGGCAACCAGTCGGCCTGTATCTGGGGTGAGCAGGTAAATATTTCCGCTTTGTATTTGGGTGGTAATCTCCATGCAGCCA contains:
- a CDS encoding CoB--CoM heterodisulfide reductase iron-sulfur subunit B family protein, with product MKLGYYPGCSLHSTAAEYNMATEAVFNALGLELDELPEWNCCGATAGHSTDKFLALALPLRNLVIAEAEQQKELVLPCAACYNLVKGADHYCREGTPEARDANEELKSIMGSAYNGTVHVTHPLEVIMRKEYISKVGAQVKKPLSGLKLAPYYGCLLTRPTYVAFDDVEQPQAMDQLMKLAGADVKRWSYKTDCCGGSLTVPRTDVVYEITKNLVTAAQRAGADAIVTACPLCQMTLETRQKEIQKPIPVFFFTELLGISFAHPEAKKWMKKHIINPIPLLTSLQLL
- a CDS encoding 4Fe-4S dicluster domain-containing protein — its product is MKCAGGCPINFVMEHNNYEILRMIQLGEKDKVYQSNTPWLCVGCKTCAVRCPNGIDTSKVMDTIKMETIAENKIPASHYNVKLFYELFLDSMKGFPVIGGEGRGYELGLMGLYKLCTGTYLADMNLGKEMTKRGKMPFLPHNALKRRKGEVKKIFQRAKEKKAR